The segment TCCCCCCAACGACCCCTGGGCGGGAAATCAGCACTTAGCTCAACTTTCTCTTGTACAAAAACGAGGAAACCGGGTTATTACTATATGAGGACGGTCGATCGAACGTGGATTCTTGCTCTGCGGTCTAGCGCACGACCGTGATGGGGACTCGGGCGCTGCTGTTCCCGGCAGAGACCGAGATGAAGTAGACTCCGGCGGGAAGTGCGGAGGCGTCGAGGCTGAGCCGGTGCGAACCTGCCCTGTAAGCTTGAGGGGCGAGTTGGACGGCGACGCGGCCGGTCAGGTCGAACAGGGCGACGCGGCAGGAGGCAGGACTCCGGAGGCTGACGTTGAGGTTGAGTTGGCCGCGGACCGGGTTGGTTAGCAAGTGTAGACTCGGGACACGATCCGAAATGTCGGACATTTCGGTCATGTCCCTGCGCTCTTCGGCGATGCCGGTCTGCGGCAGGCGCGGTCTGAGCGTGCCGTCGGCGACAAGGCACATGCCGTAGAACCAGGAGCGTTCGCTGGGACTGCAACCGTCCCTCAGTTGAGCATCGAACCATTGGCGGAAGGCCTCGGCGAGCGACACGCCTTGTCCCAGCGGGGAGTAGAAGTCGCCAAAGTTGAGCATCGAGCCGGTCTTGGTCGAGCCGATTGCGCTGAGGCCGTCCGAGGTCTGAAATACGTAGCGGCCGCCGCAGTAGCCAGATTCGACGAAGCGGACGTTGGAGCAGGCAAAGAGGTCGTAGAAGCAGGCGTGCGGGTCGAGCGACGGTATCGAGGTCGCATAGAACCAGTCCATCGAGTCTTTGTGGTCGTAGTACATGGCGTGGCCGCCGGGCCAAGAGTGGGACATAAGGGCTATCCATTGGTAGGCGGCGGAGTCGATGCGCGGCTGGTAGTCAAGGATGCGGGTCTGTTCCGAGTCGCTCACGAGCACGCGGTCGTGGTAGAGCAGACCGACATTGCTGTCCCAATCGGTCGCCCAGGGTGTCCAGTCGTCGTCGATGTAGACAAGGGCGCGGTCAGTGACCGCCAGTTGGTGGCTCCGGTATCGGTGGTTCTTGTCGAAGTAGTTCACGAGCAGCGACTCGGCGTTGCCGATTTCCGATGCGGGCAGACGCGAGACAGAGATTTCCGGGGTGATGCTACCTTCATGGACGTCGTAGACGGAGTCCGAGCCGGGCACGAGGCTGTCGAGCGTGTCGGCGAGACGGGCCAGGCTGTCTTTCCATGTGCCGTCAAGGTCCATGAAGAAGAGGTCGCAGGGGAACTCTTCGTAGCCTTCGCCGTTGTCGCGCACGCCGTTGTCGTTCCAGTCGTCGATGAGCTGGAACCAGGCGATGGGCAGGTCGCCCACGAGCACCGCCGAAGTCATGCCGGTATGGTACTCGGCGGTCAGCAGGGCCTTGAGCGATTCGGCCGAAGTGCCGCTGACTGAGAAGACCGCGACACCCGTGGTCTCGCGTCCGAGGTCGGCGACCAGCGTGTCGAGTGACTGCTGCAGAGATGAGACGAGCGTTTCCTGGACGAAGAAGTCAACCCGCGGGCTGTCCAGCTTGCATGGGACCATCAGCGTGCTGACCCGCCACGGGCGCGGGCGCAGCGCTGCGCGCCACTCGGCGTGGGTGAGGGGCTTAGAGCTGTCCGGACTCATCCAGCGTAGGGGCGTTACGCCTGACGTACCGGTGGAGAGAAGCAGAGTAAGCGAGAGGATGAATTGCATATGCTACCTCACTTTGGTAACCGGGCAGACTTCGTTGCCCGCTCGTATGAAATAGGCGCCGCCTGGCAGACTGCGGCCATTGTCGTCGCGGCCGTCCCAAGATAGGGAGTAGGGACTAGGGATTAGGGATTGGGGAGGAATCAGAGCACGGACGAGGCGGCCGGCGGAGTTGAAGATGCGGAGGGTGGAGGTCAGTGGTCCAGTGGTCAAGTGGAGGACTGTGGAGGAGGAGAATGGGTTCGGTGAGACGGTGAACGGTGTACGGTGTGCGGTACTCGGCCGCTCGGCGACGTCGAGGTAGCCGAGGCCGGTCAGTTGAACTACTTCGGTTGAAACGAAGTCCCCGGCGTGCATCCAGTGGCCGACATGGGCGTACAGGGGGCCGGATGCCTGCGTCGATTCCTTGATTGACCAGAGCGAGTCCTTGTACCATTCGTAGGTACGGACATAGCTGGATTCTATTGCGGGCACGGATGACACGACCGTTGCGATCCGCTGGTACATGGTGCGCTGAATCTTGAAGCAGTGCGGGACCGCGCCGTAGGGTACGACCACGTCTTCGGTGTCGAGCACCGTGCAGGTGTCGGCCCAGACCTTGAGCGTATCGACAATCGTGTCTCCGGTGAACTCGCCGATGTAGGTGCCGGCGAGGCCGAAGCGCCAGGTGTCGCCGATGTTGAACGGAACCCGGTAGGCGTTGACCCAGCGGACCGAGTCGCCGAGCAATTGACGGGCGCAGAGCAGAGTGTCGCCGGATTCGTAGCAGGTATCGGTCGTCACGGTATCCGGTGTCGGGTGGGCTACCTGACTTATGACCCATGCCGAGTCGCCGAGGCGCACGGTTTCGGCAACAACAGTGGCTGTGTCCGCGCTGTTGCTCGTGACAATGGAATCGAAGGGACTGGGAATCAGGATGTGGAAGGAATCGCGGGCCGCGTCAATGGCTTCGGCCTGCCGATGCACCGCAAAGCCGAGGTACCTGCCGACCGGGCCCGCAACTGCGGCCGTCGCGAGCAGGACAAGCAGCGCGGTCAGGCGCATGTGGGTTCCATCGTGCCGACTCAGTCTAGTCCGAACCCGCTGCCGGTCAAGGGTGCGTCTGCCGGTGATTGACTTTCAGGCGAAAACGGCAAGAATACTCTTCTTGACCAGCGCCAAGGCACAAACCGAGATTACCCGATTGAGCCGGGAGCTCTCTGAGCACAACTACCGCTACTATGTGCTCGCCCAGCCGAGTATCAGCGACTATGAGTATGACCAGATGCTGAAGCGGCTCCAGGCTTTGGAACAGGAATTCCCGGACCTGGCCCGGCCGGACTCGCCGACCCGCCGCGTGGGCGGCGAACCGCTGAAGGAGTTCACGTCGGTCAGCCACGACCCGCCTATGCTTTCGCTCGACAATACCTATTCGTACGATGAGCTGCGTGAATTCGACACGAGGGTGAGAAAGGTCGTTCCGACCCCGGTCTATCTGGTGCAGCAGAAGATCGACGGCGTCGCGGTCTCACTGAGCTATGATGAGTTCGCGTTCATCCGCGGCGCTACCCGCGGGGACGGCACGACCGGCGACGACATCACCACCAATCTGGTCACCGTGAACTCGGTGCCGCTGAAGCTGCGAGAGGAGCGAAAGGGCTTCGAGCGGTTCGAGGTCAGGGGCGAGGCGTACATGCCGCGGCGCGAGTTCGAGCGCATCAATGCCGAGCGGGAGGAGGAAGGGTTGGCGACGTTCGCCAATCCGCGCAGCGCGACCGCGGGCACGCTCCATCTGCTCGACCCGAAGCTGGTGCGTAAACGCAGGCTGGATTGCTTCGTCCACACCGTGCCGCGCCGCATCGAGCGGATTGCGACCGACCACGAGGTGCTGGACGCGCTCAAGGAGCTCGGGTTCAAGACCGCGCCGGAGAGCAGGCTTTTCACCGGTATCGATGAGGTGATCGCCTACTGCGATGGCTGGCAGGCGCATCGGCACGACTTGCCCTATGACATCGACGGGATGGTTATCAAAGTCGACAGGTTCGGCGACCGCGAGGAGCTCGGCATGACCGAGAAGAGCCCGCGCTGGGCCGTAGCCTACAAGTACCCGCCCGAGGAAGCTGAGACCAAGGTCTTGAAGATATACTTCAACGTAGGCAGACTGGGGACCGTGACCCCAGTGGCAGAGGTTGGGCAGGTCTTCATCTCCGGCACGAACGTCACTCACTCGACCCTGCACAACATGGACGAGGTCGAACGGCTCGACATCCGCGTCGGCGACACCGCGGTCATTCACAAGGCGGGCGAGATTATCCCGCAGATACTGCGGGTGGTGCCGGACAGGGGACATGGCAGGCGGACAAAGGTGGCGATTCCCGAGAAGTGCCCGGCCTGCGGGACGAAGCTCTTCAAGGAAGCGGACGAGGTCGCGTGGCGGTGCGTGAATGCCTCGTGCCCGGCCCAGCTCAAGGCGAGGCTGCTCCATTTCGGCGCGCGCGCGGCTCTGGACATCGAAGGGCTTGGGGAGAAACTGGTAGAGCAACTGGTGAGCACGGGTCTGGTGAAGAACCTTGCGGACCTGTACGAGCTGAACCTGGAGAAGTTGGTAGAGTTGGAGCGGATGGGGGAGAAGTCCGCACAGGGAATCCTCGCCGGGTTGGAGGCGAGCAAGTCGCGGCCGTTCACGCGGGTGCTGTACGGCCTGGGAATCAGGCATGTGGGAATCCACGCGGCGCGGCTCCTGGCCCAGGCGTTCGGTTCGTGGGACCGGCTCCGCGAGGCGGCCGCAGGGGACGGGACAACCGCCAAGGACGCCAAGAACGTCAAGGGGAAGAAAGTAGATGAGATAGCGATGGTGCCCGGAGTGGGTCCGGTCGTGGCCGAGTCCTTCAGGCACTTCCTGGCGGACAAAG is part of the bacterium genome and harbors:
- a CDS encoding T9SS type A sorting domain-containing protein; this translates as MQFILSLTLLLSTGTSGVTPLRWMSPDSSKPLTHAEWRAALRPRPWRVSTLMVPCKLDSPRVDFFVQETLVSSLQQSLDTLVADLGRETTGVAVFSVSGTSAESLKALLTAEYHTGMTSAVLVGDLPIAWFQLIDDWNDNGVRDNGEGYEEFPCDLFFMDLDGTWKDSLARLADTLDSLVPGSDSVYDVHEGSITPEISVSRLPASEIGNAESLLVNYFDKNHRYRSHQLAVTDRALVYIDDDWTPWATDWDSNVGLLYHDRVLVSDSEQTRILDYQPRIDSAAYQWIALMSHSWPGGHAMYYDHKDSMDWFYATSIPSLDPHACFYDLFACSNVRFVESGYCGGRYVFQTSDGLSAIGSTKTGSMLNFGDFYSPLGQGVSLAEAFRQWFDAQLRDGCSPSERSWFYGMCLVADGTLRPRLPQTGIAEERRDMTEMSDISDRVPSLHLLTNPVRGQLNLNVSLRSPASCRVALFDLTGRVAVQLAPQAYRAGSHRLSLDASALPAGVYFISVSAGNSSARVPITVVR
- the ligA gene encoding NAD-dependent DNA ligase LigA; its protein translation is MTSAKAQTEITRLSRELSEHNYRYYVLAQPSISDYEYDQMLKRLQALEQEFPDLARPDSPTRRVGGEPLKEFTSVSHDPPMLSLDNTYSYDELREFDTRVRKVVPTPVYLVQQKIDGVAVSLSYDEFAFIRGATRGDGTTGDDITTNLVTVNSVPLKLREERKGFERFEVRGEAYMPRREFERINAEREEEGLATFANPRSATAGTLHLLDPKLVRKRRLDCFVHTVPRRIERIATDHEVLDALKELGFKTAPESRLFTGIDEVIAYCDGWQAHRHDLPYDIDGMVIKVDRFGDREELGMTEKSPRWAVAYKYPPEEAETKVLKIYFNVGRLGTVTPVAEVGQVFISGTNVTHSTLHNMDEVERLDIRVGDTAVIHKAGEIIPQILRVVPDRGHGRRTKVAIPEKCPACGTKLFKEADEVAWRCVNASCPAQLKARLLHFGARAALDIEGLGEKLVEQLVSTGLVKNLADLYELNLEKLVELERMGEKSAQGILAGLEASKSRPFTRVLYGLGIRHVGIHAARLLAQAFGSWDRLREAAAGDGTTAKDAKNVKGKKVDEIAMVPGVGPVVAESFRHFLADKENVALVERLRAAGLRFEEKTAGGPRPLAGKKFVLTGTLEQQSREQATELVLSLGGSVSSSVSKKTDYVVAGASPGSKYDRAKELGVKIISEAEFVKLVEEKGR